A genomic window from Syngnathus typhle isolate RoL2023-S1 ecotype Sweden unplaced genomic scaffold, RoL_Styp_1.0 HiC_scaffold_39, whole genome shotgun sequence includes:
- the LOC133147273 gene encoding uncharacterized protein LOC133147273, with amino-acid sequence MRCSYIVLNHPKEVTGPLLDPLQFAYRANRSVEYAVNMGLHYILHHLDTPGTYARTLFVDFSSAFNTIAPDILQQKLIQLAVPASTWQWITSFLTNRRQRVTLL; translated from the exons atgaggtgctcatacatagtgctgaaccacccgaaggaggtcacgggccccctgctagaccccctccagtttgcctaccgggcaaacaggtcagtggaatatgcggtcaacatgggactgcactacatcctgcaccacctggacaccccaggaacgtacgccaggaccctgttcgtggacttcagctcggcgttcaacaccatcgctcctgacatcctccaacagaagctcatccagcttgcggtgcctgcctccacctggcagtggatcaccagcttcctgaccaacaggagacagcgt gtgactctcctgtga